The Bacteroidia bacterium genomic interval TTGCCTCACATAACACCTGTCTGGAAGATAAAATAAAGTTCGCGGCTAACTTTAAGATCATTGAGCAAGAATCCAATAAAGTAAAGGCACGGCGAATTCTACAAGGAATAGATGCTAAAACTCTTGTGATCAATCCTCCATATCCTCCTATGGAAGAAGCTGAAATTGATCAGAGCTTTGATCTGGCCTACACCCGACTCCCCCACCCTAAATACAAGAAACGGGGGACGATTCCGGCATATGAAATGATCAAGTTTTCGATCAATATGCACAGAGGCTGTTTTGGCGGATGTAGTTTCTGTACCATTTCAGCACACCAGGGGAAATTCATCGCTTCTCGCAGCAAGGAATCGATCATGAAAGAAGTCGATGCAGTGACTCAAATGCCGGACTTCAAAGGCTATATCAGCGATCTTGGAGGGCCTTCTGCCAATATGTATAAAATGAAAGGCAAGGTTCAGGAAATTTGCGATAAATGTACAGCACCTTCCTGCATCCACCCGGTCATATGCCATAATCTGGATACCAATCATAAACCACTTACTGAGATTTATAAAGAAGCCACTAAACATGAGAAGGTAAAAAAGGCTTTTGTCAGCAGTGGAATCAGATACGACCTCCTGGTCGATAGTTATAATAAAAAAGCCGATAGCAAAGATCTGGAAGACTACATGGACAATCTGGTTCAAAACCACGTAGCAGGCAGACTAAAAGTGGCTCCTGAGCATACTTCAGATGATACTTTGAGGGTAATGCGCAAACCTTCTTTCAAACATTTTCATGAGTTTAAAAAGAGGTTTGACCGCCTAAATAAAAAGCACAAAAAAGAACAACCTCTGATTCCCTACTTTATTTCGAGTCATCCGGGCAGTGAAGTGGAAGACATGGCAAATCTGGCTTGTGAGACCAAGGACATGGGTTTCAAATTGGAACAAGTCCAGGATTTCACCCCAACTCCTATGACGGTAGCAACCATCATTTATTATACAGGGGTTCATCCGTATACCTTAAAACCGGTTTATACGGCCAAAACGCGGGATGAGAAAAAAAATCAACACCTCTTTTTCTTTTGGTATAAATCAGAGAATCGATTGAAGATCCGGGAGAAATTACGGAAAGTAGGGCGCTTTGATATGATTGAAAAGCTTTTAGGAGGCAAACCAAAGAAGAAAAACTAAGGTTTTTTAGCTGGCCCATACAAAACTTGTCCGGCCTTTATTCCCATAAACTTTTCATTATCCACTGCGACTTCTCCATTAATTATCACCCAGGGAATTCCACTGGAGTATTGATGTGGTTCAGAGAAAGTTGCCATTTCCTTGACCTTGGCCGGATCAAAAATGCTTATATCTGCCTTGTAGCCTTTTTTGAGTAAACCTCTATCCGACAGTCCCATTCTAAAAGCGGGAAGGCTGGTCATTTTACGGATCGCCTCTTCCAAACTCAGCACTTTGTCTTCTCTAACATATTTATCCAGGATGCGGCTAAAGGTGCCATAGGCTCTGGGATGAGGATGTCCCCTACCCGGTTCAGAAAGTCGACCATCAGAAGCGACCATTGTATAGGGATACTGCATGATTCGTACGACATCGGCTTCATCCATCGCATGATATATGGTACCGGTCCCCCCATTTAATTGAGCTTTGATCACCATGTCTGCTCCATTTTCCAGGCTGGGCTCTATACCTTCCATTATGCACCAGTCATACATGGTTTTGCCCTCTAATTCAGGTTTCCAGCTCACCCGGGAGAATTGAATTCTTTTCAAATCTGCTCCTCCCCGATCATTAATGATATTAAAAAGGATTTGTTTTTTTATGCTATCCCTCAGCACAGGACTTTCTATACGCTTTGCAAATTCCTTGCGTCCTCCTGCCTGCGCCCAATTAGGGATAAGGATACTGATCCCGGTATGACTGGCTGTATAGGGATATTGGTCTATCATAATATCCAATCCGACTTTACGAGCGGAATCTACGAGAAAGAGGGTCTGCTCGCTAGAGCCCCACATGGGCTTACCTACAACTTTGTGATGCGTAAGTACTACAGGGATTTCTGCTTGCTCACTGATGACTATGGCCTCTTGAACACCCTCTAATAATCCTAGACCTTCTTCTCTTAAGTGAGAGGTATAAAAGCCGCCTTTTTCGGCTGCAACCCTCGAAAGCGCTATAACTTCTTCTACCTTGGAAAAGGTTCCGGGCAGGTATTTTAAACCTGTTGAAATACCAAAGGCCCCTTCTTCCATTGCTACTTCAACTTGCCTTTTCATTTCTTCCAATTCCTCATTAGTCGGATCCCTGTTTTCCAGTTGCATGACATTTTTTCGCAGCTGATTGTGGCCGGTGAGGTAGCCCACATTGAGGCCGATTCCTATTTCCTTCAGCGTATCCAGATAAGCACCAAATGGCCAGGGACTTCTTCCATCTGGTCCACCGAGGGCCGTAGTCACTCCCTGTCGGATATGGCTTTCGCATTCCGATAGTTCCAAAATAGGATCCAAATGGGCGTGGAGGTCTATAAAACCTGGGGAGACAACCATCCCATTCGCATCTATGATCTTTTTTGACCTGGCTGATTTCAAATCTCCCAGTTCAATGATTTCATCTCCAACAATTCCGATATCTGTAATACTCCCCTTTTCCCCATCTCCCACATAAACCATCCCATTTAGAATTACGATATCATACTCCTGCTGAGATTGGCAGGAAAAAAGGGAACCTATAAGTACTAATAGTAAATACCTCATAATCCTATTGTCTGGCGCTTAAAATGAGATTGAATAATTTTCCAGCTTCCTCACCGCTGACGCGATTTCCAGCTTCATCCGTATTTACCCGATGTACAATGACCAGATCATAAGCAGGAATAATCATTACATAGTGTCCACCTGCTCCTCGCGCGGAATAGCTACCTTCAGGAATATCAACATAGGGCAAATGCGGATACTTATTATGATCACGAGCTACCCACCACATATATCCGTAGCCGTCGCTTCCATATAGGGCAGCATCTGAATGATAAGCCGTACTTTCTCTCACCCAATCCGCTGGTATGATTTGTTTACCCTTCCAATTGCCTTCATTGAGCATCAGCCAGCCGAAGCGAGCCAGATCATGGGCGGAGATGCGGAAAGGATAAGCGGGGTGAATAGATTCTTCGCCCTCTACATACCAGCCATCCTTGGCTTCAAAATCTTCCATGCCTATAGGCTTGGCTATTTCAGCTTCTATAGATTCGAATATTTTTTTTCCAGTAAGCTTTTCGAATAGGGTTCCTGAGGCATTGAAATCCCAATTATTGTAGTACCAGTGGGTGCCTGCTTTCACAGTATGCCTTTCAGGTTTTAACGCTTTCATCCCCGCTGATTCATATAAGGCAGGGTGGTAAATTCCGCTTCTCGCTTTCAGACAATCTCTTAGCGTTGCTTTCAGTTCTTCTTCTGAAAGTGGAGGCTCATCATTGATGCCCAGCTCTTCCATACTTTGGTCCAGGTCAATGACTCCCTTTTTAACATAATTTCCATAAAGGGCACTTAAAACACTTTTCCGGATAGAATGGGTCATAAATTTCTTTTTCACTTCTCCCCATTCATGAACGATCATTCCATCTTTGATTATCGTAACAGCAGCTGTATTGATGCTTTTGCTATAGTCCTCAGCTGCTTTCAGGCCTTCCTTCGAAAAACCCAATTGCTCAGGATTTTCTACTTTCTCCCAGTTTTTTCCAGGGAAATGGACCTCTCCTTCTTCCAGTAACTCAAAGTCTGTCTCCGAACCCTCCAGATTTAATTCTTCTATCCAAATATTTCTGTACAGAACATTATGGCCTTCTGCCTGCAATTTCAATCCGCCGGGCGTATTCGTTATGCCTTTCCCCTTATCATTTCCCCCATCCAATCCAGAATTGGGTCCTCCCCATACCTGATTGATGTCCTGATTTCTATGGACTTTAATCCCATTGAAAAAAGTAGTTAGCTGAGCTTTAGCTACTCTTTTTCCATCCTCAAAGCGTGCAGCTTTAAAAGTTATGTCATAGGAATTCCACTTCCCCAATCCATTATAGGCATAATAGGGCGATTCTGTTTCATTGATGACAGCTGCCAGTCCATGCTTGGTAGAATCGCCATCCAGCACCTGGATTTCATAGCGATTTTGAAGATAAACTCCGGAATTCCCTCCAGGATTAGCAATCAGAAATTCGACATGCAGGCGAAAATCTGTGTATTTCTTTTTGGTAACTAAATCAGCAGCTCCATAGAGCCCTCCTTTGGCAGCCGGGTCATTGCTGTTCATGACAGTACCGGCATCGACAGGATCATCTACAATTTCCCATTTGACAGGGAGTTTTGCTTTCAATCGAGGCCCCTCCCAATAGGTCCAGTTTTTATGAAGGAGTTCCTGACTCCCATCAAATAGAATTTCAGCACCTGAAGGAGCTTTCATGCCCAGGGTTCTCTGCCCAAAAAGTTGAACAGATATAAAGAGGCAAAATGCCAGACAAATGGATGTGTAGTAGTAAGTAGTTTTCATCATGTATTCTTTTAAAAACGCAAGCAGAATCTAGTATCCTGCTGCATGACCATCTTTTCTGAATTCAGAGGCACCATAATACACCCCTTCTTTGGGGTCGTACATGATCGCCTGATAGCCTCCATAGGCTCCTCCAAGCGTCACCTCATGCCCTATAAAGACCAGTTTTTTGATTTCGATCATATCAAAGCCACTTTCAAAATGGATTTTCCCTCCATTCATCATCTTGCGAGGACCGGCTGGATCGGTAGAACCTTCATGCCGAATCCTGGGAGCGTCTCCTGCTTCTTGCAGATTCATCCCAAAATCGATCATATTAACCAATACCTGCACATGCCCTTGAGGTTGCATGGAACCACCCATGACTCCAAAGCTCATAAAAGGTTTTCCATCCTTTGTTACAAAGGCAGGGATAATTGTATGAAAAGGTCTTTTGCCCGGCTCATATACATTGTAGTGCCCTTCCTCCAAGCTGAACAATGCTCCTCTATCTTGTAGCATAAATCCCAATTCTCCCGGAATGACACCTGAGCCCATTCCTTTATAATTACTTTGAATAAGAGAAACCATATTTCCCTCCTTATCAGCTACTGTGAGATAGATGGTATCTCCATCCTTTAGTATACCTGCAGGATAACTTCTTGCTGCCCTCTTCCCCATCAACTTTCTGCGCTCATCAGCATAGGATTTAGAAATCAATTTATCTACAGGGATTTCATTAAAGGCTGGATCTGCATAAAATTTTGCACGATCTTCAAAAGCCAGCTTTTTAGCCTCCACCAGCGTATGGATATATTCGGCAGAGCCAAAGCCCATAGAAGCAATGTCAAACTTTTCCAAAATATTGAGCATCTGCAAAGCGGCTATCCCCTGACCATTGGGAGGTAATTCCCAGACATCATAGCCCCGGTAGTTGGTAGAAACAGGATCCACCCATTCTGATTCATGATTTTTGAAATCTTCTAAACTCAGGAAGCCACCGGCTTCCTGCATATGGGCCACAATCTTTTTCGCTATCTCTCCTTTATAAAAAGCCTTTCTTCCTTTATCAGCAATCAGTTCAAGGGTGTTTGCTAAACGAGGATTTTTGAAAAGCTCTCCTTTTTTGGGAGTATGCCCTCGTGGCATATAGGTACTGGCAAAATGAGGTTCTCTCGCAAAACGGGCGGATGCCATTTCCATATATAGAGAAATCAATTCTGATACCGGAAATCCTTCTCTGGCATAATTGATAGCTGGAGCTAATAAAACCTCCATAGGAAGCTTTCCAAACTTTCCATGCAACTCAAACCAACCATCTACTGCTCCCGGCACAGAAACACTCAAAGGACCATAAAAAGGAATTTGTTCCATCCCTTTTTCCTTGAAATAACTCAGGCTAAGAGATTCTGGAGATCGACCGCTGGCATTTAAGCCATACAATTGTTCGCTTTTTGCATCCCAAACAATAGCAAAAAGATCTCCTCCTATGCCACAGCCTGTAGGTTCCATCAAGCCCAAAGTTGCATTGGCTGCTATAGCTGCATCGACCGCCGTACCTCCTTGTTTCAGAATATCCAAAGCCACCTGTGTAGCCAAGGGTTGAGAAGTAGCAGCCATCCCATTAGGTGCAATTACCTCAGAGCGGGAAGCGAAATTAAAACTGCTAATGCGATCCTGAGAAAAAAGGGATGAACATATAAAAAATGAAAGGAAAATCAGGCTATAGCTTCTCATCTGTTTAATTTTATTCTAATCTAAGCAGGGGAAATTGAGTTAGCAAGAAGCGTTATGGGGATTATTTACGTTCTAAGGAGAAATGAAGCAAAAGTGGACAGGATTTCCCCTTGCCTTGCTCCTCTCTTTCGCCTAATTTTGATGTATATTTGTGGGACTATGTCTCCTAACCAAAAACACCTTTATGCTAGCATTAAAAAAAGTATTCTTTTTCCCCCTCATAATTATCGGATTGTTTTTTGCCTCCTGTGACGATAGAGTAACCTTTGAACAGCAGCAGAAAATCGACAAAGACATTATCGATGAATATGTGGCCGACAATAATCTCGATGGATTTTATACCGAAAACAATATTTTCATCGCATTTGAAAAAGAAGGTACAGGCACGGAAACTCCTACTGCTTTGTCTACCATTGAGATCATCTATACTGGCTACCTATTAGACGGTACCGAATTTGATTCTTCTGCAGGTTTCCCCAGAGAATTTCAGGTATGGAGACTGATTCAGGGATGGCAGGAAGGCATGCAGGAATTCAAGACGGGTGCTAAAGGAACCATGATTATTCCTTCTCGTTTTGCTTACAGAACCGCGGGAACTCCTGATGGTAGTGTTCCTCCCGATGCGGTAATTGCTTTTGACATTGAACTCCTAAGTTTCAGAGATTAATTGAAATTAAGAATCACATATTATATCATAGGCTGCCTTCTTGGCGGCCTGTTTTTTCCTTCCTGTGGCCAGATTGAAGTTCCCAGTGACTTTGAATTGATCGAAGCAGACCGCCCCCTAATCCTGGCCTATGCAGAGGCCAATAATTTAGATGGTCTTTTCAATTTCCAGGGAGTATATGTGGTAACCGAAACTGAAGGCGATACTGCCACTTCCTTTCCTTCCAGCAGTTCCCGAGTCGATCTTTTGTATCAGGGGAGTCTTCTGACAGGTGAAGTTTTCAATTCTACCGCTTCAGACAGCCTCAGAACCCCTGCTGGTGAATGGCCTCGGCTGAGTGAATTGATTTCCGGCCTGGAAAGTGGAGTAAAATTATTTCGCAAAGGAGGAAGGGGAACCCTGATTATCCCTTCTGCCCTTGCCTATGAAGAGCATGGAAGCACAGATGGCAAAGTCCCACCCAATGCCATTCTGAGGTTTGATTTTGAATTGGTGGATTTTGAGTAGTTTTTATGGAGAAAGGCAAGAGAAAGAAAATCCTCTATTATATCTATCTCCTACTCATTTTTGCTCCCTGCCTGGAAATTGCCCTGAGGGTACTTCAATATGAGCCCTATCGGCAAGAGGAATTCCACATCAATTCCTCTCCTTCTCAATGCCTGATTCCACACCCTTACCTGGGTTTTGCCCTGAATCCGGGAAGCTTTGAAGTACAAATCAATCAGGCAAGACCTTATAAAGTAACGCATGGTTCAGATTCTCTCCGAATCAGCCATCCTGCCATTCTTCCAGATTCTTTGGAGAAAATATTTCTACTGGGCTGCAGCTATACCTATGGAATGGGGGTCGATGATGAGGATAGCTTTGCGTATTTACTTCAAACAGCCTTTCCAACCTATCACATCAAAAACTTCGGAGTGCCGGGATTTGGCAACGTCCAAAGCTATCTGCAATTGGAAGCAGAAATAAAAAAGGGAAATGTGCCAAAAATTGTGATCTTGAATCTGGTAGATTTCCATCTCGATCGCAATGTCCTGACTCCTGATTACAGAAAGAACCTTCAATTGGGATTTGCCCGATCCAGCGAAGAAATCAAAAATCAGATGAAACCGGGAAGAATTCCATTTATCTTATCTAACAAAGGAGAATTGATCTTTAAGTGG includes:
- a CDS encoding YgiQ family radical SAM protein; the protein is MVAQRPLTDWLPITAKEVQMRGWEELDVVLISGDAYVDHPAFGPAVIGRIIEHAGYRVAIVPQPNWQDDLRDFKKFGKPRLFFGVTSGCMDTMVNHYTAGKRRRSTDAYTPDGQAGFRPDYALTVYTQILKDLYPDVPVLIGGIEASLRRVTHYDYWADKLFPSILEDTGADMLVYGMGEQALREILKLLDKGVPFHSLKTIPQTGFLLNEEEKLPKNKNWEDVEIASHNTCLEDKIKFAANFKIIEQESNKVKARRILQGIDAKTLVINPPYPPMEEAEIDQSFDLAYTRLPHPKYKKRGTIPAYEMIKFSINMHRGCFGGCSFCTISAHQGKFIASRSKESIMKEVDAVTQMPDFKGYISDLGGPSANMYKMKGKVQEICDKCTAPSCIHPVICHNLDTNHKPLTEIYKEATKHEKVKKAFVSSGIRYDLLVDSYNKKADSKDLEDYMDNLVQNHVAGRLKVAPEHTSDDTLRVMRKPSFKHFHEFKKRFDRLNKKHKKEQPLIPYFISSHPGSEVEDMANLACETKDMGFKLEQVQDFTPTPMTVATIIYYTGVHPYTLKPVYTAKTRDEKKNQHLFFFWYKSENRLKIREKLRKVGRFDMIEKLLGGKPKKKN
- a CDS encoding D-aminoacylase, with the translated sequence MRYLLLVLIGSLFSCQSQQEYDIVILNGMVYVGDGEKGSITDIGIVGDEIIELGDLKSARSKKIIDANGMVVSPGFIDLHAHLDPILELSECESHIRQGVTTALGGPDGRSPWPFGAYLDTLKEIGIGLNVGYLTGHNQLRKNVMQLENRDPTNEELEEMKRQVEVAMEEGAFGISTGLKYLPGTFSKVEEVIALSRVAAEKGGFYTSHLREEGLGLLEGVQEAIVISEQAEIPVVLTHHKVVGKPMWGSSEQTLFLVDSARKVGLDIMIDQYPYTASHTGISILIPNWAQAGGRKEFAKRIESPVLRDSIKKQILFNIINDRGGADLKRIQFSRVSWKPELEGKTMYDWCIMEGIEPSLENGADMVIKAQLNGGTGTIYHAMDEADVVRIMQYPYTMVASDGRLSEPGRGHPHPRAYGTFSRILDKYVREDKVLSLEEAIRKMTSLPAFRMGLSDRGLLKKGYKADISIFDPAKVKEMATFSEPHQYSSGIPWVIINGEVAVDNEKFMGIKAGQVLYGPAKKP
- a CDS encoding serine hydrolase, with product MGFSKEGLKAAEDYSKSINTAAVTIIKDGMIVHEWGEVKKKFMTHSIRKSVLSALYGNYVKKGVIDLDQSMEELGINDEPPLSEEELKATLRDCLKARSGIYHPALYESAGMKALKPERHTVKAGTHWYYNNWDFNASGTLFEKLTGKKIFESIEAEIAKPIGMEDFEAKDGWYVEGEESIHPAYPFRISAHDLARFGWLMLNEGNWKGKQIIPADWVRESTAYHSDAALYGSDGYGYMWWVARDHNKYPHLPYVDIPEGSYSARGAGGHYVMIIPAYDLVIVHRVNTDEAGNRVSGEEAGKLFNLILSARQ
- the ggt gene encoding gamma-glutamyltransferase — its product is MRSYSLIFLSFFICSSLFSQDRISSFNFASRSEVIAPNGMAATSQPLATQVALDILKQGGTAVDAAIAANATLGLMEPTGCGIGGDLFAIVWDAKSEQLYGLNASGRSPESLSLSYFKEKGMEQIPFYGPLSVSVPGAVDGWFELHGKFGKLPMEVLLAPAINYAREGFPVSELISLYMEMASARFAREPHFASTYMPRGHTPKKGELFKNPRLANTLELIADKGRKAFYKGEIAKKIVAHMQEAGGFLSLEDFKNHESEWVDPVSTNYRGYDVWELPPNGQGIAALQMLNILEKFDIASMGFGSAEYIHTLVEAKKLAFEDRAKFYADPAFNEIPVDKLISKSYADERRKLMGKRAARSYPAGILKDGDTIYLTVADKEGNMVSLIQSNYKGMGSGVIPGELGFMLQDRGALFSLEEGHYNVYEPGKRPFHTIIPAFVTKDGKPFMSFGVMGGSMQPQGHVQVLVNMIDFGMNLQEAGDAPRIRHEGSTDPAGPRKMMNGGKIHFESGFDMIEIKKLVFIGHEVTLGGAYGGYQAIMYDPKEGVYYGASEFRKDGHAAGY
- a CDS encoding FKBP-type peptidyl-prolyl cis-trans isomerase — translated: MLALKKVFFFPLIIIGLFFASCDDRVTFEQQQKIDKDIIDEYVADNNLDGFYTENNIFIAFEKEGTGTETPTALSTIEIIYTGYLLDGTEFDSSAGFPREFQVWRLIQGWQEGMQEFKTGAKGTMIIPSRFAYRTAGTPDGSVPPDAVIAFDIELLSFRD
- a CDS encoding FKBP-type peptidyl-prolyl cis-trans isomerase translates to MKLRITYYIIGCLLGGLFFPSCGQIEVPSDFELIEADRPLILAYAEANNLDGLFNFQGVYVVTETEGDTATSFPSSSSRVDLLYQGSLLTGEVFNSTASDSLRTPAGEWPRLSELISGLESGVKLFRKGGRGTLIIPSALAYEEHGSTDGKVPPNAILRFDFELVDFE